From Vicinamibacteria bacterium, the proteins below share one genomic window:
- a CDS encoding TIGR04076 family protein has protein sequence MTDDRFSLYDLRITVTEIAGRSVCGLKVGDWFEVRDSSRLVLPEGGHFCIYALAAVLPLIPAKQRELAPGDWLLSDSLVACPDPDERLVMRVERIGKKELSKSALT, from the coding sequence ATGACGGACGACAGGTTCTCGCTCTACGATCTGCGAATCACCGTGACGGAGATCGCAGGTCGATCGGTCTGTGGGTTGAAAGTGGGAGATTGGTTCGAAGTGCGCGACAGCAGCCGTCTGGTGCTGCCCGAGGGCGGTCATTTCTGTATTTACGCCCTCGCCGCCGTCCTGCCCCTGATTCCCGCTAAACAGCGCGAGCTTGCCCCGGGAGATTGGCTTCTTTCCGACAGCCTCGTCGCCTGCCCCGACCCCGACGAGCGACTGGTGATGCGCGTAGAGCGAATTGGCAAGAAAGAGCTGTCGAAGAGCGCGCTTACATGA